From Fundidesulfovibrio soli, the proteins below share one genomic window:
- a CDS encoding zf-TFIIB domain-containing protein, translating into MKCPHCDVDLMMTERQGIEIDYCSKCRGVWLDRGELDKIIERSAQDGHGHAQPRQQQPVQTYQRPEHHQNDGHRDYRGDKHYKHHKKKSWLGEVFDFD; encoded by the coding sequence ATGAAGTGTCCGCACTGCGACGTAGACCTCATGATGACGGAGAGGCAGGGCATTGAGATAGACTACTGTTCAAAATGCCGCGGGGTGTGGCTGGACAGAGGCGAGCTGGACAAGATCATAGAGCGGTCTGCCCAGGATGGCCATGGGCACGCGCAGCCGCGCCAGCAGCAGCCTGTTCAGACCTATCAAAGGCCGGAGCATCATCAGAATGATGGGCATCGGGACTATCGTGGAGACAAGCACTACAAGCACCACAAAAAGAAGTCCTGGTTAGGTGAAGTCTTTGATTTCGATTGA
- a CDS encoding Tim44 domain-containing protein yields the protein MRKSLFFPTRPEPSVPGLRTTAVVLAARPPADMMRWLCAPLVALAVLLMSIDLAEAKRMGGGSSFGSKDSYSKSYDKPTPPNKNMTTDRQTTPNQQAAPGGFMSKFGGIGGMLGGLLIGGMLGSLLFGGVGGGFGILEILLLGVAGFMLFRFIRSRRAAQAGQAAQMEQAAPAGGYRFAYAHAPAGGHDAGGSTDGWASVRSTPGGTGGSANIAPPVMPAGLDEAEFLAGAKALYSRLQASWDRRDLEDIRGFTSPEVFAEISRQAKEDPAPGKTDILMVEARVIEAGTQGSQTVISVLYDALLREDQTDTRSTQVREVWHIRRDESASNPQWTLEGIQQLAN from the coding sequence ATGCGAAAAAGTCTTTTTTTTCCCACACGTCCTGAGCCGAGCGTTCCCGGCTTACGCACGACAGCCGTCGTTCTTGCCGCCCGTCCTCCTGCGGACATGATGCGCTGGTTGTGCGCCCCTCTCGTCGCGCTCGCCGTTCTCCTCATGTCGATCGATCTTGCAGAGGCCAAGCGGATGGGCGGGGGCAGCTCGTTCGGCAGCAAGGATTCCTACTCCAAGAGCTATGACAAGCCGACGCCCCCGAACAAGAACATGACCACGGATCGCCAAACCACGCCGAACCAGCAGGCGGCGCCTGGAGGATTCATGTCCAAGTTCGGCGGGATCGGCGGCATGCTAGGCGGCCTGCTGATAGGCGGCATGCTCGGATCGCTCCTGTTCGGCGGTGTCGGCGGAGGCTTCGGCATTCTGGAGATCCTCCTGCTCGGCGTAGCCGGATTCATGCTCTTCAGGTTCATCCGCTCGCGGAGGGCCGCCCAGGCTGGTCAGGCGGCCCAGATGGAGCAGGCCGCGCCCGCGGGGGGATACAGGTTTGCCTACGCCCACGCTCCGGCGGGCGGCCACGACGCTGGCGGGAGCACCGACGGCTGGGCCTCCGTGCGCTCGACCCCTGGCGGAACGGGCGGTTCGGCGAATATCGCGCCGCCCGTCATGCCCGCCGGCCTCGACGAGGCGGAATTCCTGGCCGGGGCAAAGGCCCTGTATTCCAGGCTCCAGGCGTCCTGGGACCGCCGCGACCTGGAAGACATCCGTGGCTTCACCAGCCCCGAGGTGTTTGCCGAGATATCCCGCCAGGCAAAGGAAGACCCGGCTCCCGGCAAAACCGACATCCTGATGGTCGAAGCGCGCGTGATCGAGGCAGGCACGCAGGGATCGCAGACCGTGATATCGGTTCTGTATGATGCCCTGCTCCGAGAGGACCAGACGGATACCCGGTCCACGCAGGTGAGGGAAGTCTGGCACATCCGCAGGGATGAGTCAGCGTCCAACCCCCAGTGGACCCTCGAGGGAATCCAACAACTGGCCAACTGA